The DNA window TTCTATTCTTTCGGCAAGTTCTTTTATTGCATTGGGAATATTTTTATGAATATCCACTCCACTATGACCCCCAGGAAGTCCTTTTATTTCCATTTCGGCAAAAAAACCTCTTTTTTTCACCTTTTTTATAGGATATGCTATTTTTCCGTCAACTCCCCCGGCACAGCCGATATAGATATTTTCATCTTCGCTATCGAGATTAAGCAAATAAGGAGACTCTATTAAAAGGTCCAAATTAAATGCTCCAATCAATCCAATCTCTTCGTCGTTTGTAAATAAAAGCTCCAAATTGTCATATTTTTTCATAAAATAAAGCATCATAGCAACACCCATTCCGTTATCCGCACCCAAAGAAGAATCTTTTGCCCTTAACCATCCGTCTTCTTCTATTATCTCAATATCAGGCGCTTTTCCTACACAAACCATATCGTAATGAGATTGAAGAGCTAAAATCGGAGTATTTTTCTTTGCCAAAATATTCCCGGCACTATCCACCTCGCACCGGTATCCGTAATTTTTAGCAAAATCGATTATAAAATTCTTAAGCTCTTCGGTGTTCCCGCTACAATGAGGAATTTTCGTTATTCTTTTGAAGATTTCAATTACTTCTCTCATGATTTTCCTTTGATATAATTTTAAAAAAGGTTTGAGAGTGAAATACCTATTAGTTATAATACCACTTTTTTTTATAGGTTGTGTAAGCAAACAAGGAATTTCTTTTAAATATTACCCTCAATGTGAAGAAAATTACGATATGTACGGGGTGTATTATAAAAAATGCAAAGAAGACATAAAATTTCACAAAAAAAGAAAACCGCCTTTATGCCTACAATGTAATTAAGGAATGAAATGAATATAAATGAAATATTAAAAGAACGCCAAAAATGGTTTTCGTGGAAAAATATAGCTCCTATTAAGGAAGAACTTGATAAATTGGAAGTAAAAGAGGCTTCTTTTAGCATAAAAGACGCAATAGAAATAAAAACTCAAGAATCTTTAATGCCTCAAATAGAAAAAATTGCAAAAATGTTAAAACCTTGGAGAAAAGGTCCTTTTAAAATAAACGACCTTTTTATAGACAGCGAATGGAGAAGCTATATAAAATGGAATACTCTTATACCTTTTTTAGACCTCGAAAACAAAGACGTTTTGGATGTCGGATGTAACAATGGATATTATATGTTCAGAATGCTTGAGATGAATCCTAAAAGCATTACGGGATTCGACCCGAGCGCCCTTTTTAATCTTCAATTCGATTTTATAAATAAATTCTTAAAAAGCGATATCGAATATAAGCTTTTAGGTGTAGAACATGTGCCGTATTACGAAAAAAAA is part of the Caminibacter pacificus genome and encodes:
- a CDS encoding M20/M25/M40 family metallo-hydrolase, yielding MREVIEIFKRITKIPHCSGNTEELKNFIIDFAKNYGYRCEVDSAGNILAKKNTPILALQSHYDMVCVGKAPDIEIIEEDGWLRAKDSSLGADNGMGVAMMLYFMKKYDNLELLFTNDEEIGLIGAFNLDLLIESPYLLNLDSEDENIYIGCAGGVDGKIAYPIKKVKKRGFFAEMEIKGLPGGHSGVDIHKNIPNAIKELAERIEIVSEFVGGERRNSIAANARAKVFYENDYADEVEVFNEGYINFINSLPHGVLEYDFEFDVVSKSINLAIINNDEIILSLRANSNEKLQEVKDYLKLKAPNVEFEGEYPAWKPEITKLAEILRELMNTRYKVIHAGLECAVLKDKFPNVSMASIGPIIENPHSVNERVKIESVEKIVSVVENLIERLNNG
- the cmoB gene encoding tRNA 5-methoxyuridine(34)/uridine 5-oxyacetic acid(34) synthase CmoB; protein product: MNINEILKERQKWFSWKNIAPIKEELDKLEVKEASFSIKDAIEIKTQESLMPQIEKIAKMLKPWRKGPFKINDLFIDSEWRSYIKWNTLIPFLDLENKDVLDVGCNNGYYMFRMLEMNPKSITGFDPSALFNLQFDFINKFLKSDIEYKLLGVEHVPYYEKKFDVIFCMGVLYHRKDPIDMLKELKAGLNRGGEVILDTLMIEGNEEVALSPMRYAKMKNVYFIPTLKTLYNWCERAKFSDIEFIGKRYTTTNEQRKTEWIEGESLDSFLNKEQTKTIEGYEPPLRVYLKLKN